TTGCAGCTGAAGAGTCTAATTTAACTAAAAATGAAGTTATATCTATAACTGCAGACATATTTGAATCATTTTTGGGTGCGATATTCATCGACCAGGGTATAGAATTTGCAAAAAAATTCATATCTGATTGGATATTCAAATATATTGATCAAGAAAGAGTGTTCTTTGAAGATTATAAATCAGCAATTAAAGAATATGGTGATGCAGAGGAACTTGTGATTGAATATAAAATATTAAAAGAGTATGGTGTTCCACACGACAAGACTTTCATCATGGCATGTCTGATTGATGGTAAAGAAATGGGTGTTGGAAGAGGAAAAAATAAAAAAGAAGCAGAACAATCTGCCGCAAAAGGTGCAATGCGCAAATTACGAATCGGGAGAAAATAAATGAATAAAGAGTCTATAGGTATTGTAGAGACAAAAAATTTCCACATAGATGTACCGATTAAATTAGATATTGGTGAAGTTCTAGAAGAAGTCAATGTGGCTTATGAAACATATGGTGAACTTAACAAGGAAAAATCCAACGCTATTTTAATTTGTCATGCATTGACTGGTGATGCACATGCAGCAGGATGGCATGAAGGGGATAGAAAGCCAGGTTGGTGGGAAATTGTAATAGGTCCCGGAAAAGCATTGGATAGTGAAAAATACTTTATAATATGTTCCAATGTTTTGGGAGGATGTAAAGGTACCACTGGTCCAAGTTCAATAAATCCAAAGACAGGAAAAGAGTATGGTTTGGATTTTCCGGTAATCACAATAGGTGATATGGTCAGGGTTCAAAAGAAATTGGTGGATTCATTTGGAATCAGTCAATTGGCAGCAGTCATTGGAGGGTCAATGGGTGGAATGCAAGTTCTTGAATGGATGGTGACCTATCCTGAAATGATGAAAAAAGCAATTCCGATAGCAACCACTGCAAGTTCATCTCCACAGCAAATCGCATTTAATGATGTGGGTCGTCAAGCAATATTTTCAGATCCTAATTGGAATATGGGCAATTACTATGAAACCGGTAAAAAACCGGGAAATGGATTGTCTCTTGCCC
The window above is part of the Methanobrevibacter sp. genome. Proteins encoded here:
- the rnc gene encoding ribonuclease III, which codes for MNLFEKFNIETENEHLYEIAFTHASYSTLHGLDYNYERLEFLGDSVLSLIVSEYLYKKYPQFEEGELTKKRSNYVCQNALIYYSQKLKLKDYLYVAAEESNLTKNEVISITADIFESFLGAIFIDQGIEFAKKFISDWIFKYIDQERVFFEDYKSAIKEYGDAEELVIEYKILKEYGVPHDKTFIMACLIDGKEMGVGRGKNKKEAEQSAAKGAMRKLRIGRK